The nucleotide window TACACTACGACTGAAGCGGGCAATCAGAATAGCCACCAGCGCGGCCGCCAGTTGTGAATAGTCCACATGATAATCCGTGAGTGGCCGGGTAAAGATGATGGCAGGTATACACAACGCCGCCAGAATCGCCGGGGGCAGCAACATCAGGATATGTTTACTCCGCCTGATCAGGGCTTCCGCGCTGCCATGCAACTGAATAAACGACAGCCGTATGAGAAAGGTTCCCAGTCCAACAGCGAAGAAAAGCAGCCAGAGCTGCTGATTTTCAGTCACGGGGAGCACCCCGCATCTTTATCAGTCCGGGTAACCACAGACCACCGCAGACGCCGGCCACCACTGCAACGAGGAACCCGGTATTAAACGGCAACAGCTGAAACAGTACTGCACAGCTACCTGATATAACCGCCACCATAAACAGCAGACGACTGGTGATAGTAGTCACCAGCATCGCCAGAAAGGCCAGCGGAATCGTAAATTCCAACGACCAGTGAGGCGGAATTCCCGCACCCAGAGCAACCCCCAAACCCACCGAGATCATCCACACGACATACAAGGCCAGGGCCACTCCGGCCAGATATCCGATGCGTTCAGATATAGGTTTTTCCATCTGCGCCGGCATTGAACAGAGCCCATAGACCTGATCGGACAACATATAAGCCAGCGTAAAACGATAGTGCTTAGGCAACGGCCCAAGTAACGGAGCAAAGGTCGCACTGTAAATGGCAAAGCGCAGGTTAATGACCACGGCGGTAGCCAGAATAATGAGGAAAGGCGCATTATCCTGTATCAGAGAGTAGGCAGCCAACTGCGCAGACCCGGCAAAAAACAGCGCCGACATACCCATCACCATCTCGGGAGACATCCCCAGCGAAATTCCTGTCGCCCCGGCGATAAGCCCGAATGGCAACACCCCCGAAACCAGCGGCATGAGATCCCGTACACCCAGCCAGAACTGTTTACTATAACACTTCAACTTATCATCCCTATAACCTGAAAAGCAGGGCCGAAGCCCTGCATAAGTAGTCGTTAAACCAACCAGTGGCGGTTAATTTCAGTATTCTATCTCCATCTCGCCCTGTACCGTGGTACAGCAGGACAGAACGTATCCCTGAGCGATCTCCTCTTCGCTAATACCGCCGTTATGCATCATATTATGTTCACCGGATACAACCTTAATTCGACAAGCCCCGCAGATACCGACACCACAGGCCTTGGCGATATTAACCCCGGCTTCGGCTGCAGCTTCATTGAGGGTGCAGCCCAGCTCAACGGAAACCTTACGGTCGCTGTCGGTGAAGCAGACCTGCACCAGATCTTTCGGCAACGTCTCTTCATGTTCGGCCTGATCGGCATGCTTTTCAGCCTGCTTCACATCCTTGACCGGCGTCTCACCAAAGGACTCCTCATGGTATCTGGACATGTCATAGCCAGCGTCCTGTAGCATCGCCCTGATGGCTTTCATATAGGTCTCTGGGCCGCAACAGAATACTTCCCGTTCCATAAAGTCCGGCGCCATCAGACTGAGCATATGCTGGTTCATATAGCCCCGGTAACCATCCCAGGCCTGGCCAATCACATTGCGTTCGCAGACAGTATGCAGCTGAAAGTTATCGATCCGGGTGGACATAAACTCAAGCTCCCGAGCAAAAATAATGTCATTCGGGGTTCGCGCGCTATGGGCAAAGACCATATCCACTTCAGAGTCAGTATCGAACCACCAACGCGCCATCGACATCACCGGAGTGATGCCTACGCCACCGGAAAGCAGCAGCACTTTCTCGGAAGGAAAATCCAGACAGTTAAACTGGCCAACCGGACCATGCACCGCTATCTGCTCACCGGATTGCAGATTATCATGCAACCAGTTGGACACCAATCCTCCCGGTACACGCTTAACCGTAATAGAAAAGCTATAGGGAATAGAGGGTGAACTGGATATAGTATACGAACGCATCACCCGCTCGCCATCGATCTCCAGCTCCAGGGTAACAAACTGACCCGGTTTGAAAAAAAACAATACCGGCTGGTTCATTCCAAACGTAAAGGTGGTGACATCGTGTGTCTCCTGAATCACCTTTACACACCGCACCAGATGACGACCGTTAGACCAGGTCTGGGCCACCATAGGGTTCATAAAATCAGAGGTATTAAATTCGCTCATGGGTTTCTCCGGGCAGCCAGCTCTGCCGCTGTAATCATTTTTGTAAGAGAATATAGGCTGTCTACAGTTCGATCCCTGCCTGCCATTCTTTCCAGCGCATTGTCATGTTAGCCCCCAGTGACAGGAACGGTTCTGGCGGTAACATCTTCGGCTGCTGATGCTCAAGAAACGCTTGCAACATATCAGAACTACCTAATACAGCCTGCTCTGCAGCCATCATCCCGGAAAGAGTGCCTTTCACTGTCCCCAGTCCATTCTGGCAACAGGCCGACCAGACCCGATTTTCAAGCTCGCCAAACGCAGGCATCGAATTCCAGGAAAGGCACAGTCGTCCTCCCCAACGGTATTCCATGTCCACCCCTTGCAACATCGGAAAGCGATTGGCAAAAGAGCGATCCTGTAACATCGCGGCGCGCTTCATATTGCTGCCGCTCGCTTCGAGGGTCTGATTGAGTGTCGCATGGTTACGAATCACAATCCGATCGCCACTGCCCGCATAATCAGAACTACGACGAACCGTCGTTCCCATCGGATCAGCAGGAAGAATACCCCAGTCTTTCGCTCCACCCAGGCGTCTGACCTCATCTTTACTTAAGGCCCGCGTCATTGAAGCAAATGTAAATACATGCAATAACTGCCGGGGAAAGAAGCCAAAAGATTGCACATGACCATTGACCGCCAGAATCACCCCCTTAGCCTTCACACTCCCTTTCGGGGTTATCAACTTGTGCACATCCCCAAGCTCGAAAGCGGTCACTGGCGAGTGTTCATAGATGGCAACCCGCTCACTCAGCCCCGCAGCCACCTGACGGACAAATGCAGCAGGCTGAATCATCACCGCACCCGGCGTGAACAAGCCCTGAGAATAAAAATCACTGCCGGTCCAGTCTTTCATCTCTGCAGCAGACCTTAACTGGTAAGCCTCTCCCAGAGTCTCAAGATGCTTACGGTAGCTTTCGATATGTTCCACACCTTTGTCGGATCCGGCAGCGGTCACTTTGCCACATGGATCAAACACTTTCCTATCCATGCCGAACTCTTCCGCCATATTAGCGGCAAACCTGATCGCTTCACGATTCAGCCTGATCTGCTGCAGATCATGCTCATGAGCACCCGCATACGTTTCGGAGTTCAGCTCGTGAGGCAGATCAATCATGAAGCCACTATTACGACCTGATGGTCCGTCAGCCAGACTTCCCGCCTCCAGCAGCACGATACTTTCAGAACGTCCCACCAGCTGAGACAGACGCCGGGCAGCGGCAAAACCAGCAAAACCGCCACCCACAATCACCCAGTCAGCCTGTATATCATCAGTCAGTGCCGGGTATTGCTGGGGCTTGGGTAAAATGCTGTTCCAGGCAGCAGGGCCCGGATCTTTAGGTAAGCGTTTTACCTTTATGTTGTATTTTTTAGCCATTAACGGCTCCATAAAGCGCTAACAGCCTTCGCCAGACGGGCGACCCCGGTGCTATAAGCACAGGGGGCCCGTTGAGCAAAAAGCATGCGCATTTAATCCAAAAAGGAGCAACACGTACTGTGGTTATACCAGTACTGAGCTTAACTCAAATCAACCCAGATAGTTTTCAACTGAGTAAACTGATCATGGGCATGAATTGAGTTATCACGTCCACCAAAGCCTGACTGTTTATAACCACCGAATGGTGTCGTTATATCACCTTCACCAAAGCAGTTAACGGTTACGGTTCCCGCGCGTAATTCCTGAGCTGCACGCAAAGACTTCTTAGCATTGCCAGTGAAAACAGATGCTGCCAGACCGTATTCAGTATCATTAGCCACCGCAATCGCTTCTTCATAACTGCTGACAGTTATAACAGACAGAATCGGACCAAAGATTTCCTCTTTCGCCAGACGATCACTGCTTTTTACATCGGTATAGATCGTTGGCAAAACATAGCAACCATCCACTGATTCACCGCCGATCACCAACTTGTGGCCCTCTTGTCTGGCAATATCAAAGTACTCGGTCACTTTGTTAAAGTGGCCCTGATCGACCAGGGCGCCTAACTGATTCGATGGATCCAGCGGGTCTCCGGTTTTCCACTCTGCAGCATGCTGTACAACTTTTTCCAGCAACGCATCTTTAATACCTTCCTGAACAATCAGACGCGAACCTGCTGAACAATTTTCACCCATATTCCAGAACGCCGCAGCAACAACCTGTTCTGCCACAGTATCCAGATCTTCAGCATCATCCAGAACCACGCAAGGATTCTTACCGCCCAGCTCAAGTACGACTTCTTTAATGTTTGAATCGGCTGAATAATTCAGGAAACGGCGTCCGGTTACGGTTGATCCGGTGAAAGTCACCATATCAACATCCATATGACGGCCAATTCCCTCACCCACTACGCTGCCGGATCCAGTAATCACGTTCAGCACACCTGCAGGTACTCCGGCTTCAGCAGCCAACTCAGCAACTCGAATAGCCGTTAATGAAGTCTGTGCGGCAGGCTTAAGCACTACCGAGCATCCCGCGGCTAATGAAGGTGCAATTTTCCACGCCAGCATCAGAATCGGGAAGTTCCATGGCAGAACCGCCCCAACAACACCAACAGGCTCACGCACAACCATTGCTACAGCACCTGAACCGACCGGCGCAGTCTGATCGTAAATTTTATCGATCAGCTCGGCATGCCAGGAAATGGTATGCATGACTTCTGGAATATCGATCGTTACACAGTCGGAAATAGGCTTACCAGAGTCGATACATTCCAACACAGCCAGCTCATCACCATGCTGTTCGATCAGTTGCGTCAGTTTAATCAGCACCGCCTTGCGTTCTGCCGGGTGCATCTTGCTCCAGCAACCACTTTCAAAGGCAGCCCGGGCGCTTTCAACCGCATAATCCACATCCTCTGCGGTACACGCTGGGATACTGGTAATCTGCTCACCGGTTGCCGGATTAATGACAGGGATAGTCGCACCATCACTGGCAGGACGTAAACTACCATTGATAAAGCTCATTGAAGGAGGCGTAAGCTCCGCTGCAATTTTCTTATATTCTTCATGTGTCCGCAGATCAGCCATGATTCAACCCTCCGCAACGATTTTAGCGATGTTTTCTTTCAGCTCACCGACAACCTGAGCCATTGCGTCTTTCTCTGCCTCTTCGAGTCCCAGCAGTGGTTTACGGACTTCGCCAGCGAAACGACCGTCCAGAGTCACGCCATGCTTAACACTCTGGATAAACTTGCCGCCCTGCTCCAGTACATGCATCAATGGCATCATTTCAGCCATGATGCGGCGGCCTTTGTTAAAATCATTTTCAACGACACAGGCCTGATACAACGCAATATGCTCTGTCGGCAGGAAGTTGGATCCGGCGCACACCCAGCTTTTAGCGCCCCAGGCAAAGAATTCCAGTGCCTGGTCATCCATACCACAGGCAACCTGGATGCTTGGATAGTCATTAGCCAGCATATGCAGACGATTGATATCGCCAGAACTCTCTTTGATACTGCAGATATTGTCACTGCTGGCAACACGGTCGAAGAACTCCGCTTCCATATTCACACCCATGCGATCAGGGTAGTTATATAGCATTGCCGGCAGGTTAGCGGCACGATCGACGGTCAGCGCATGTTCGGCCAGCTCCCGCTGAGTTGGCAGCGAATAAGGGGGGGTCGCCAGCAGAACGACATCAGCCCCATACTTTGCAGCATCTTCAGCCAGCCTGACGGAGTTTGTCGGATCTACAGATCCGGTACCGAAAATAATCTGCAGCTTATCGCCACAAATCTGACGCGCTATCTTGAGCAGCTGAACACGCTCTTCATGGCTCTCAACATAGTATTCACCCGTAGTTCCACCAATCATCAGGCCATGCACACCTGACTCAAGAAGGTAAGTAACATGAATCGCATAGGCATCGTAGTCGATGGAGTAATCAGCCTTGAATGGCGTGATGACAGGAGTATAAATTCCTTCGAAATGCATTTAATTCACCTTCGTTATCGTTGTTATTTATAAACGGAATTGTCTTAGTAAAAGGGCTATCCGAACTTGATAAAATAGTAACGACAGGAGCGTTAACTCCACAATCAACCTTTTTTCAGCGCAAAACATAACTTCAGGTTATTAAATAAAAACGTCCAAAGCGTGATTAAGCCGAATGCATGACACCCATGAGGTGTGGTCCATCACGTATTTCAGATAAAAAAAAACCGCCATCGGCGGTTTATAGAATAACAACAAGCATCGTCAATCAGTTTGTTCTCCGACCCAGGTCTTCTCTTCAGCAATTTTACTCAGGAACCAGCTTTTAAACGTGCGGAAGGCCTGATTGTCTTTTTTACTGTCTGAATAGGTCAGATAATGACGTTTTTCCTTATAATCAATTTCCAGATCACCGACCTTGACCAGCCACCCCTGTTCTATCATAGGCGTTACCAGCTGATTCCATCCCAGACTGACCCCCTGATGATTAAGCACCATCTGAATCAGCATGTTGTAATCATTCGCATTAAACAGATGCCTCTCCCCTGCAGGACCGGCATCAATCTCAATTCCCTGACTGTTAAACCACACATCCCAGTCAACATGCTCAGCTATCTGTGAACGCCCATAAGGACTTAAATTCAGCAGCGTAGTCTTTTGCAAACCCTCTAGCGTAACGATTTCCGGGTTCTGCTTCAAAAACAAGGGCGAACACACCGGATAGATAAGATCGTAAAACAATGGAATAGAGTGATAGCCCTCCCGTGGATCACTGATCTTGTTAATGAAAATATCCGGATGAACGCCAGGCTCCATCTGCAAAAAGTTATTGGTGGTCACCACATTAACATCGATCTCCGGATGATCGGCAAAAAAGCCCGGTAAGCGGCTGGATAACCAGAAGGCAGAAAAAGCCGGCGAACAACAGATTATCAGCTCCTGTTTACTCTTATCGCTGTTCTTAATCCGCTGGGCCGCCTGAGCAATATTGACGAATGAAAGATAAGCCGCGTCATAAAAAATAGTACCGGCCTCCGTCAACTGAACAGCCCGCCCAGACCTTTTAAACAGGCTTACACCCAGGGAGGCTTCCAACTCCCTGATCTGACGACTGATAGCAGCCTGAGTCACACACAACGCTTCAGCAGCCCGGGTGAAATTTTGATATTTAGCCGCAGCTACAAATGATTTAACCGCCCTTAACGAGGGCATTTTCACCAGGATCTGATCAGGCTCGACGTGTTTAACCATAACTTCAGGTATTCAATTCTCTAAATAAAAAGTCGTTTTGCCGGTTTTGGGCCCACCCGTAAACTGAATCTCAGTTTGAGTAAACCTGTTCTTAAACCGATTCAAAC belongs to Amphritea atlantica and includes:
- a CDS encoding AzlD domain-containing protein; this encodes MTENQQLWLLFFAVGLGTFLIRLSFIQLHGSAEALIRRSKHILMLLPPAILAALCIPAIIFTRPLTDYHVDYSQLAAALVAILIARFSRSVFWPVAGGMLCLWMLHFIHN
- a CDS encoding AzlC family ABC transporter permease; the protein is MKCYSKQFWLGVRDLMPLVSGVLPFGLIAGATGISLGMSPEMVMGMSALFFAGSAQLAAYSLIQDNAPFLIILATAVVINLRFAIYSATFAPLLGPLPKHYRFTLAYMLSDQVYGLCSMPAQMEKPISERIGYLAGVALALYVVWMISVGLGVALGAGIPPHWSLEFTIPLAFLAMLVTTITSRLLFMVAVISGSCAVLFQLLPFNTGFLVAVVAGVCGGLWLPGLIKMRGAPRD
- a CDS encoding hybrid-cluster NAD(P)-dependent oxidoreductase; the encoded protein is MSEFNTSDFMNPMVAQTWSNGRHLVRCVKVIQETHDVTTFTFGMNQPVLFFFKPGQFVTLELEIDGERVMRSYTISSSPSIPYSFSITVKRVPGGLVSNWLHDNLQSGEQIAVHGPVGQFNCLDFPSEKVLLLSGGVGITPVMSMARWWFDTDSEVDMVFAHSARTPNDIIFARELEFMSTRIDNFQLHTVCERNVIGQAWDGYRGYMNQHMLSLMAPDFMEREVFCCGPETYMKAIRAMLQDAGYDMSRYHEESFGETPVKDVKQAEKHADQAEHEETLPKDLVQVCFTDSDRKVSVELGCTLNEAAAEAGVNIAKACGVGICGACRIKVVSGEHNMMHNGGISEEEIAQGYVLSCCTTVQGEMEIEY
- a CDS encoding FAD-binding oxidoreductase yields the protein MAKKYNIKVKRLPKDPGPAAWNSILPKPQQYPALTDDIQADWVIVGGGFAGFAAARRLSQLVGRSESIVLLEAGSLADGPSGRNSGFMIDLPHELNSETYAGAHEHDLQQIRLNREAIRFAANMAEEFGMDRKVFDPCGKVTAAGSDKGVEHIESYRKHLETLGEAYQLRSAAEMKDWTGSDFYSQGLFTPGAVMIQPAAFVRQVAAGLSERVAIYEHSPVTAFELGDVHKLITPKGSVKAKGVILAVNGHVQSFGFFPRQLLHVFTFASMTRALSKDEVRRLGGAKDWGILPADPMGTTVRRSSDYAGSGDRIVIRNHATLNQTLEASGSNMKRAAMLQDRSFANRFPMLQGVDMEYRWGGRLCLSWNSMPAFGELENRVWSACCQNGLGTVKGTLSGMMAAEQAVLGSSDMLQAFLEHQQPKMLPPEPFLSLGANMTMRWKEWQAGIEL
- a CDS encoding aldehyde dehydrogenase, with the translated sequence MADLRTHEEYKKIAAELTPPSMSFINGSLRPASDGATIPVINPATGEQITSIPACTAEDVDYAVESARAAFESGCWSKMHPAERKAVLIKLTQLIEQHGDELAVLECIDSGKPISDCVTIDIPEVMHTISWHAELIDKIYDQTAPVGSGAVAMVVREPVGVVGAVLPWNFPILMLAWKIAPSLAAGCSVVLKPAAQTSLTAIRVAELAAEAGVPAGVLNVITGSGSVVGEGIGRHMDVDMVTFTGSTVTGRRFLNYSADSNIKEVVLELGGKNPCVVLDDAEDLDTVAEQVVAAAFWNMGENCSAGSRLIVQEGIKDALLEKVVQHAAEWKTGDPLDPSNQLGALVDQGHFNKVTEYFDIARQEGHKLVIGGESVDGCYVLPTIYTDVKSSDRLAKEEIFGPILSVITVSSYEEAIAVANDTEYGLAASVFTGNAKKSLRAAQELRAGTVTVNCFGEGDITTPFGGYKQSGFGGRDNSIHAHDQFTQLKTIWVDLS
- a CDS encoding dihydrodipicolinate synthase family protein, which translates into the protein MHFEGIYTPVITPFKADYSIDYDAYAIHVTYLLESGVHGLMIGGTTGEYYVESHEERVQLLKIARQICGDKLQIIFGTGSVDPTNSVRLAEDAAKYGADVVLLATPPYSLPTQRELAEHALTVDRAANLPAMLYNYPDRMGVNMEAEFFDRVASSDNICSIKESSGDINRLHMLANDYPSIQVACGMDDQALEFFAWGAKSWVCAGSNFLPTEHIALYQACVVENDFNKGRRIMAEMMPLMHVLEQGGKFIQSVKHGVTLDGRFAGEVRKPLLGLEEAEKDAMAQVVGELKENIAKIVAEG
- a CDS encoding LysR family transcriptional regulator, producing MVKHVEPDQILVKMPSLRAVKSFVAAAKYQNFTRAAEALCVTQAAISRQIRELEASLGVSLFKRSGRAVQLTEAGTIFYDAAYLSFVNIAQAAQRIKNSDKSKQELIICCSPAFSAFWLSSRLPGFFADHPEIDVNVVTTNNFLQMEPGVHPDIFINKISDPREGYHSIPLFYDLIYPVCSPLFLKQNPEIVTLEGLQKTTLLNLSPYGRSQIAEHVDWDVWFNSQGIEIDAGPAGERHLFNANDYNMLIQMVLNHQGVSLGWNQLVTPMIEQGWLVKVGDLEIDYKEKRHYLTYSDSKKDNQAFRTFKSWFLSKIAEEKTWVGEQTD